The DNA region GGTGCAGAGCGTCCATCGCGGAGGCGGCCGTCGCGAGATAGTGATCGAACAGGCGGGTCAGGGCCTCGCGACGGTCGCGCGGGCGGACCTCGTCGTGGGCTCGGGTGGTGGCGTACGTGCGGACGAGGTCGTGAAAGGTGTACCGGCCCGCGTTGGACTGGTGCAGCAGGTGGTCGCGGCACAGGCGGTCCAGATGGGCACGGGTGACCTCGATGTCGGTGCCGGCCAGGGCAGCCGCGGCGTAGGCGTCGCTGTCCTGCCCGGGGTGCAGCGCCAGCAACCGGAGCAGCTGGCGCTGGTCGGCGGGCAGGCGGTGGTAGGACAGGTCGAGGGCGAGTTCGACACCGGTTTCCAGGCGTCGCTGGTCGTGGCGTTCGTCGAGCCGGTCGGCGTGATCGGTGAGGGTCCAGTCGGGTGTGGCCCGCATGTGTGCGGCCGTCAGGTCCAGCGCCAGCGGCAGGTAGCCGCAGCGCCGTGCGATACGGGCGGCAGCGGTGCGATCGTCGCCCACCGGAACCTGGCCGGCGGCGTGGGCCAGGTATCGAACAGCCTCGTCCGCTGCGAACACGTCGATCACCAACTGCGTGGCCGAGGGCAGGTCGGACAGGCTTCGCCGGCTGGTGATCACGGTGAGACAGCCGGGCACCTCGGCGAGCAGCGGGCGGAGTTGGTCGAGGTCTGCGGCGTTGTCCAGCACGATCAGGGTGCGGGTACCGGCGAGCCGGTCACGGTAGGCCGCGGTGCGGGCCTCCAGAGCGTGGGGGATGCGCTGCGGCGGTGCACCGAGCAGCCGCAGGAAGCCGTCCAGGACGGCGGCCGGGTCCGCTGGAGGTCGAGCGGGGTCGGGGTGAAATCCGCGCAGGTTGACGAAAAGCGCCCGATCAAATCGACTCTCCCGGATGAGAATATGCCCGGCGTGAATGGCGAGCCGGGTCTTACCGACGCCGGCCATCCCCTCTATCGCCGAGATCGCCACCGCGCCGTTGCGGCCGAGAGCGCGGCGGAGTTGATCGAGTTCGGCGGTACGACCGGTGAACCCGGCCAGGTCGGGTGGCAGCCTGTCCTGGACCTGTACCACCACGGCGGCCAGGGCCTCCCCGCCGACCACCCGCAGCGCCTGGCGCCACTGGTGCACGTACCCCTCGTCCGGGTGCAGTGCCTGCACGACCGCGGTCACGAGGTCGGTGTTCAGCCGTCGCCGACCGGGTTTGAAGCAGTCCACGACCGTGGGTCGCTTGGTCAACTCGCCGGTCGGGCGACCGGCGGCCCGCCACGCGTTGTTGACCTGGCCGGTGATCCATTCGTAGGACGGGTTTCCCGCCCAGACCTTCAACGACCGCAGCCCTGCGACCAGCTCATCCAGCGTGCGGGCCCGACCCGGGTCGGGCATTGCGGCGGATACTTCCTCCGCTCGGGTAGCGGTCATCGGTAATCCCAAATACATTGACGTGCAACAATATTTAGCTCATTGTAGCCACGCCGGCGCAGAGGGCGCCCCCTACGAAAGGCGGACCCCTGTACCTGGATCACCATCACCCCACCCGAAGGCGAGACCGTGCTGTGGATCAGGGCTGGGAGGCCACGGTGAGCTTTGCGATGTCTGGGGCATAGACGGTCATCCAGTGCGGATGCAGCCGGTAGTAGACCACGTCGTTGTCCCAGTCGAAGAGGTCGTCGCCGTAGAAGTCCTTCAAGTACGCGAGTACGTCCGGCCAGTCCGTGGCCTGGTCGCCGTTGCGGGGGTTGAGGATCTCCACCTTGCCGTGTGTGAAGACGCCGAGGTCCTCACCGCGCATGTGTGCGGCGCTGGCGGCGGGTCGCGCCGCGAGGTGGCGCGCCTTGGCGGCGTCGGGAGCCGTGCCGAAGTACCACTTGCCTCGCAGGAAGTGCCCGTCGACACCGCTGATCCGCGGCTCACCCTTCGCTGTCACGGTGGACAGAGCCAGGGTGCACATGCCGGTGAGGACCTGGGTGAGCTGCTCCGCGTCCAGTGTGCTCGCGGAGTTGATGATCGAGCGGAGGTGGGAGGTGGAGCCGGCGAGGGAGGCGTCAAGCAGGGCTTGAAGCTTTTCGAGATCTTCCGGGGTTTCGCGCATGGAGATCCTTGTCTCTCCGCATCTGTCTGTGCCCTGTCCGCGCCTATCACCGGCGCCGACCGATGAACCCATGCTCCGCTCAAAACCTGACACCGTGCGTCATATTTCTTCGACCGGCTTGCGGACGCCAGCGGGCCGCACGGCAGCCGGTGCGACGTGTTTGGCTCCCGGCTGGCGACGCGCACGCACTGCGGCAGATCCGGATGGTGGCCGGCGAACTCGGTTGCCGCCCTGTCGATGCCTGTGACACGGTGCAGATCCCCGACCCTGCTCTGAGGCCCAGATGACGATCTACTTCTACGGTGCCGACGAGATTCCGTACGGCTGCTTCTCCAACTTCTCCGGCCACGGCTTCGAACTCAACGGCCACTGGTGGACGACCTCCGAGCACTATTTCCAGGCCCAGAAGTTCCCCGGTGCCCGCCACGCCGAACTCATCCGGCGGGCGGCGACCCCGTTGCGGGCCGCCGAGCTGGGCCGCGATCGGTCCCGGCTGCTGCGCCGCGACTGGGAACGGGTCAAAGACGACGTGATGCGCCGGGCCGTGACGGCCAAGTTCACCGCCCACGCCGACATCCGCGCCATCCTGTTGGACACCGGCGACGAGGAAATCGTCGAGGACAGCAGCACTGACCACTACTGGGGACGCGGCCGGAGTGGCACCGGCAAGAACATACTCGGACGGATCTTGATGCGCACCCGCACCCAGCTACGCGCCGACCTCACCCAGAACGCCAACACCCAGGGCCGCCGACAGCGGCGATAGCATAGAGCGCAACCGCCGCGAATGCCTGTGTGCGGCCAGATGAGTCAGCAGCACTGCCAGAGAAATCTGCCTTCGGCGCCGTCTGGCGAACCGAAGATGTAGCCGACTCCAGCGTCGCCGAAGTTGTGGCCCAAACGGTCGGTCAGCTGTCCGATCAGCTGCCAGCCCGGCCCAGGCGTCTCGTCACCCTGCAGCCACAACGGCTCGCCGCCCAGGAACTCCCACGCTCGATTGTCGCCATGGACCTGCTGATCCACAGGTAGGTGATCCTCCACGGGCCAGGACGGACCCTCGCTGATGTCAGTCACAGCGACGAAGGCTGGTACCGATCCCTCAGGCTGGACGATCACGGCGTTCTCGCCACCCTCAGGCTCCCAGGTGCCATCGACGTACTCGTCGCCATCAGTCATGAACAGATAGGCCATGCGGAGCTCGCCGTCGGCATCGATCCGGAACTGGCCGATGAACGTCATCGGCTCGCCGAGCGAACGCGACACCGGCCACTGCGGAGCTTGCAGCCACACCGGTTGCCCGCCCATCTTGGTGACCGGCATGCCGGTCACCTCGCTGTTTCGCTCGAATCGAACTGGACGACGCATGCTCGGAACTCCCCTGTCTGTCAGGCTGAGATGAGGCAGCCTTCCCGGTGCGGCTAGGCTTGCCGGGAGACAGGAAGAGGATCATCGTGACATTACCCAGTACGCCTGGTGAGCAGGGCGGACGGCCGAAGCGGCGGACGTTCACGGCGGAGTACAAACTACGTATCGTGGCGGAGTACGACGCGGCGAAGGCTACGGGTGAGGGCGCGGCGATCCTGCGCCGGGAGGGCCTGTATCACTCGCACATCCTGGAGTGGCGGGCCGCGCGGGACGCGGGGGCGTTGACCGCCTTGGGTAGCCGTAAGAGTCCGGTGAGTGAGGGCCGGCGGCGTAGCGCGGAGGCGGCCGAGATCGAGCGGTTACGGCGGCGTAATGAGCGTCTGGAAGCTGACTTGGGGCGGACGAAGACCGCGTTGGAGATCATGGGAAAAGCGCACGCGCTCTTGGAGACGTTGTCCGAGAGCGCGGACGACACGCCGCGGCCGCGCAGGCGCTGACCGAGGCGTTCGACGCTCTCGCGCCGGTGGTGGGTGTGGCCGGGGCGTGCCGGTTGACCGGCCGGTCCCGCGCCACTCATTACCGGCGCCAACAGCCATCCGTGGTGTCTCGGCCGCTGCGGCCGAAGACACCTCCGCCGTCGACGCTGTCAGCGGCCGAACGCCAGGCCGTGCTGGATGTGCTGCATCGGGATGAGTACGCGGAGATGTCCGTGGCGCAGGTGTGGACGAGGGAACTCGACAACGGCCGCTACTGGTGTTCGCAGTCCACGATGTACCGGGTCCTGCGCCAGGCCGGGGAGAGTCGGGAACGCCGCCGGCAGGCGACCCATCCCGCCCGGACGATCCCGCAGTTGGCCGCGACCGGGCCGTCGCAGGTGTGGTCGTGGGACATCACCCGCCTCAAGACCATGCAGAGGGGCGTGTTCTACCACCTGTACGTGATCATCGACGTGTACTCCCGCTACGTCGTCGGCTGGCACGTCGCCGCCGGGGAAGACTCGATGCTCGCCCGGGAGCTGATCGATGACGCCATCGCCCGCAACGGTGTGCGGCCCGAGGTCCTGCACGCCGACCGCGGCTCGTCGATGACCTCGAAACCCGTCGCCGAACTCCTCGCCGACCTCGACGTCACCCGCTCCTACTCCCGGCCCCGGGTGTCGAATGACAACCCGTACTCCGAAGCGCAGTTCAAAACATTGAAGTACTGCCCCGCGTTCCCCGACCGGTTCGACTCCCTGCACCACGCCCGCGAGTTCAGCGCCGAGTTCTTCACCTACTACAACCACGAACACCGCCACTCCGGCATCGGCCTGCACACCCCCGCCTCGGTGCACTACGGCACCGCCAGCGACGTGCACGACCAGCGGCAGGCCACCCTCGACGCCGCCTGGCGGACCCACCCCAACCGGTTCACCCGCCGGCCCCGACCCCCGGCCCTACCGACCACCGTGTGGATCAACAAACCAGCAGCTCAACCCGCAGATCTACAGAACACCTGACCACGAAAACGTCTCACTTGACTTGACAGGTTCCGCTCCTCGTACAGCGGCGATAGGTTCGCTGGAGCTTATGGAACCCCTACGACAGACAGGAACCGATGCAAGCCTGTGGACGTTGCCAGCGCGCGGTCGGCGGCATTTGCGGATCCGCATCCGCGACGAGCCGAAGATCCGGACGACCACGCCGCGGCGGATCCGTTAGCCTGACTGCGGTGGTCCGCCACCGACTGCGCTTCCACGTGACAGACCACGTGAATCATCGCGGAGAGACCTGAGCAGCTCAGGACATGTCCGGGTGGGGTGCGGCGCATTGTTGCGCCGACTTCATACCGCCGGTGCCCGACATCGGCAGACGAGAGGACATGACATGTCGTCGAAGGATGAGAAGAACCTGACGCAGGTGCTCGACAGGATCTCGAAGATGGACGAGCCGATCCGTTCGACGATGCAGCGGGTGCACGACATCATCATGGCCGCGGCGCCAACCCTGAAGCCGCGCATCTGGTACGGCATGCCCGCCTACGCGAAGTCGGCAAGCACACCCGCGCTCGTCACGCTGCGCATGGACGAACGATTGAACCTCGCGATCACCGAGAAGGCCGAGTTCCGCGCGGCAGGCGGCGCGGACGGTGGGCTGATGCCGGCCGCGTGGTACTTCGAGACGGTGGATGCCGTCACTGAGAGGCGCATCGCCGAGATCGTCCGCTCCGTGGTCGACTGATCGTCCGCACCCCCGCTCCCGGGATGAGGGTGGACCGCACCTCGTTCCGGGACGGGCCGAGGTGCGGCATGTGCGCACGGAACCAACTATCGATGTCCGATGGCGAGCGCAAAGCGGCAATAGCGGATGGTGTGACGCCGTTACTTCAGGTTCACTGTTCATGGCCATCGCCGGAACTATGGCGTAGCTCGAGCCCTCTCGCAGCGTGGCCGCGGGCGTTCAGCTCCAATCGGGCGGCGCTTGAGCGTAGGCGGGTGGTAGGTGAGGCCAGCTCAGCGGGCGGCCGTCGAGTTGACCCGGTGGGCTGATCCCGCTCCACCCGTTTCCGAGAGCTGTCCGGTAGGTGTCGGCTTGGCGCTTCGGGTCATCGCCCGCGCTCTGCCTGGCCGGCATGATGCCTTGATCGAGCAGCCATCGTGCCGTCCTGGCGAGGCATACAGAGACATGGGTGGCGTCGCCGGTACGGGCGCGTCGACCCAGTGCAGCCAGTGCACCAGCAGCGATGAGGTAGCCGGTGGCGTGGTCGAGCAACTGACAGGGAAGGGCGCCGGGTTGGATGCCATCCGTGCTTGTGGCCCAGCCGATGCCGGTGGCAATCTGCACCAGGCTGTCGAAACCGCGCCATGTCCCCCAGGTTCCAGCCGTTCCCCAGGCCGAAAGCGTGACGACGATGGTGCCGGGGTGCTGGTCCGCAACTTGGTCAGGGTCCAGACCGAGACGGCGCAAGGCTCCGGGTCGGTAGCCGGTCACGAGAACGTCGGCCTGGTCGAGAAGGCGATGCAGAGCTTGACGGCCGTTCTCCGTGCTGGCATCCAGGCTCGCGCTTGCCTTACCGATCACTCCATCGATGGCGTGCAGCGCCAACTCCGGGCGATGCGGATCATCGACTCGTAGCACGTCGGCACCGAGCGCGCCCAGCATTCGAGTACCAACGGGGCCGGCGATGACTCGTGTCAGATCGAGCACCTTCACCCCCGACGCCGGAAGCCAGCCCGGTTCGGCTAGCGGCAGCGGCCCACGGCTGAGCGGCACCATGCTCACGAGCGGAGACGTCCCCATCGCGCTGTTCTGGTCGTCTGCTTGCCACTGGGCCTGCGTACGAGCCGCCACGGCCAGCCCTCCCGCGGCGTACACAGCACGCTCAACCTCCAACGCCGGGCGCGCAGCAATGACGTCAGCCAACCGCGCCTGAACCTCGGCGTCACGATCGTCGTTTACACCGAGGGACACCAGCAGAGCCGCCCGATGCCACGGGTAGTTCGCATGTGTACGCACCCAACCGTCTGCAGCCCGCCACAATCGAGACAGCGGAGCGAAGCCATCGATCCCCCGCCCGTCCGCGTCGCGAAGCCAAACCTCGCTGCGCATCGCCGCCGCCACATGCGCCCTGTCGACTGCGATATCAGGCCAGCGACCGGTGCGTGCAAAAGCCAGATCAGCGGCAGCAGTGAGACAGGCGGCCACGGACCCGATTGCGCATTCGGCGACTGCGAGCGGTGACGCCAGCACCGCCGGCTGTGGATCTCCGGCCAGCCGGGGCCCGGCGATGTCCATCAGCCCCAGGTCCGCCAGTACGCCGTCCAACAGAGTCACCATGCAGACACCTTTCCAGACTCGTCGGGAGCGTCGCGACGAACGTCCTCATCTCGGAAGTCGGACGTTGCCGGGCGCAGGGCTGCGGACCACATGCCTGGCCGAGCGAGCGTCGCTCCTCAGGCCCGGCAGACGATCTCGCCGTGCAGCACGACGAACCAGGCATCCGCTGCTTCGGCCCACTCCCGCCAGCCGTCCGAGATGTTGCGTAGGTCCTGGGCCGTGGCGACGCCTGCGGTCAGTACCTGTCGGGCCAGGTCCGAATTCAGGATCCGCTCGGCCCACATCCCGCCCCACCATTGCCGGTCCTCCGGGGTGGCGAAGCACCAGGTGCTCGCCGTCGCCCTGACGTCGGTGAATCCGGCGGCCTGCGCCCAGGAGAGCAGACGCCGCCCGGCGTCCGGCTCGCCGCCGTTGGCGCGGGCGGCCTGCTGGTACAGGGCGAGCCAGTCGTCGAGCGCCGGTACGCGAGGAAACCAGGTGAACGCGGCATAGTCGCTGTCCCGCGCGGCGACGATTCCACCGGGACGGCAGACCCGGCGCATCTCGCGCAGCGCCTGGATCGGATCGGCGACATGCTGAAGCACCTGGTGGGCGTGGACGACGTCGAACGTACCGTCGGGCAGGTCCAGCGCGTGGACGTCGGCGACCGCGAAGTCGATGTTGCCCTGACCACGGGCTTCGGCCTCGGTGCGGGCGAGTTGCAGTGCGTCGTCGGTGATCTCGACGGCGGTGACTCGTCCGGGTGCCACGCGGGCGGCCAGGTCGACGGTGATGGTGCCCGGTCCGCAGCCGACGTCGAGCACCGACAGGCCCGGCGCGAGGTGCGGCAGCAGGTATGCCGCCGAGTTCTCGGCGGTACGCCACCGGTGCGAGCGCAGCACCGACTCGTGGTGTCCGTGGGTGTAGACGTTCGGTGCGGCCGGCATGCGCGAATCCCCTCGATCGACTACGGCGACCGTAGTCCTGCCGTCCCGAAATGCGGTAGGAAAATCCTATATAACGGGAGAGCGCAACCGGAGCGGACGGCTGGTCACTGCTTTTTCCGGAGCGCTTGCCACGCCGCGTGGAGCAGCGCGCCTGTCCGGTACAACGCGTACAGCGCCCAGACGGTGGCCAGCGGCACACCGACGAGGAGGAGAAGCGCACCGCCCAGGTAGTGGGTGCTCTCCACCAGCCAGCCGCCGGTCACCGCAACCGAAGCCGCGACGAGGGCCCAGGCCAGGACGCGGCCGAATTTGGTGAACGACACCCACAGGTGGGCGGTTCCGACGCCGCCTGACTCCATCGGGTCGCCCACCTGGGACTGTAGGGCGAGAGCGTCGATCTCCCGGGCTACGGCCCGGTCGGTCTCGTGTGGCGACTCGCGCAGCACCGCCGACAGAGCGTGCAGGTCGCCGTGGTCACGAAGCCGTCCGGTCCGCGGATCGCCGAGCAGCACCACGCTGTTCTGGAACACGAGCAGCCCGGCCTTGCCGTAGCCACGTGTCGCCCCCGGTGGCAACAGAACGACGTTGCCGCCGTGCATGTCCTCGCGGTGAGCGTAGTCGCCGATCGCCCGAACGAGTTCCGTACCGTCGATCACCACCTCGACCTCGACGAGGTCGGTGGCCTGGTCGAACATCGTGACGAACCGCCGGTACGCAGTGATCACCGCGAGCAGGCCGAGCACTGCCACCGCGGCGCCGAGCAGTTCGTGAAGTCCTGCGGTGAAGTTGGTGAGCAGCAGCGCCGGGACGACGGCGAACAGGTACCAACCGGCGAAGAGCAGGGCTCGCCGCCGGTTCAGCCAGCGCTGCGTTCGCACGCCCGGCGCGCCAGGCGGGAACGGGCGGAGAATCCTCCCGCCGTCGGGCTGCTGCCGGGCGTCCTCGGCCACCAGCATCAGGTTGAGGCGGTGGGCGCGAACCTCGAGGCGATCAC from Micromonospora sp. NBC_01739 includes:
- a CDS encoding IS3 family transposase, giving the protein MTEAFDALAPVVGVAGACRLTGRSRATHYRRQQPSVVSRPLRPKTPPPSTLSAAERQAVLDVLHRDEYAEMSVAQVWTRELDNGRYWCSQSTMYRVLRQAGESRERRRQATHPARTIPQLAATGPSQVWSWDITRLKTMQRGVFYHLYVIIDVYSRYVVGWHVAAGEDSMLARELIDDAIARNGVRPEVLHADRGSSMTSKPVAELLADLDVTRSYSRPRVSNDNPYSEAQFKTLKYCPAFPDRFDSLHHAREFSAEFFTYYNHEHRHSGIGLHTPASVHYGTASDVHDQRQATLDAAWRTHPNRFTRRPRPPALPTTVWINKPAAQPADLQNT
- a CDS encoding CoA transferase encodes the protein MVTLLDGVLADLGLMDIAGPRLAGDPQPAVLASPLAVAECAIGSVAACLTAAADLAFARTGRWPDIAVDRAHVAAAMRSEVWLRDADGRGIDGFAPLSRLWRAADGWVRTHANYPWHRAALLVSLGVNDDRDAEVQARLADVIAARPALEVERAVYAAGGLAVAARTQAQWQADDQNSAMGTSPLVSMVPLSRGPLPLAEPGWLPASGVKVLDLTRVIAGPVGTRMLGALGADVLRVDDPHRPELALHAIDGVIGKASASLDASTENGRQALHRLLDQADVLVTGYRPGALRRLGLDPDQVADQHPGTIVVTLSAWGTAGTWGTWRGFDSLVQIATGIGWATSTDGIQPGALPCQLLDHATGYLIAAGALAALGRRARTGDATHVSVCLARTARWLLDQGIMPARQSAGDDPKRQADTYRTALGNGWSGISPPGQLDGRPLSWPHLPPAYAQAPPDWS
- a CDS encoding NADAR family protein, whose amino-acid sequence is MTIYFYGADEIPYGCFSNFSGHGFELNGHWWTTSEHYFQAQKFPGARHAELIRRAATPLRAAELGRDRSRLLRRDWERVKDDVMRRAVTAKFTAHADIRAILLDTGDEEIVEDSSTDHYWGRGRSGTGKNILGRILMRTRTQLRADLTQNANTQGRRQRR
- a CDS encoding tetratricopeptide repeat protein, with the translated sequence MTATRAEEVSAAMPDPGRARTLDELVAGLRSLKVWAGNPSYEWITGQVNNAWRAAGRPTGELTKRPTVVDCFKPGRRRLNTDLVTAVVQALHPDEGYVHQWRQALRVVGGEALAAVVVQVQDRLPPDLAGFTGRTAELDQLRRALGRNGAVAISAIEGMAGVGKTRLAIHAGHILIRESRFDRALFVNLRGFHPDPARPPADPAAVLDGFLRLLGAPPQRIPHALEARTAAYRDRLAGTRTLIVLDNAADLDQLRPLLAEVPGCLTVITSRRSLSDLPSATQLVIDVFAADEAVRYLAHAAGQVPVGDDRTAAARIARRCGYLPLALDLTAAHMRATPDWTLTDHADRLDERHDQRRLETGVELALDLSYHRLPADQRQLLRLLALHPGQDSDAYAAAALAGTDIEVTRAHLDRLCRDHLLHQSNAGRYTFHDLVRTYATTRAHDEVRPRDRREALTRLFDHYLATAASAMDALHPAQAHLRPRVALSGTPVPELTDPDTARIWLDTERPALVTVVAHAATHGWPAHAIRLSRVLVQYFAGGHNSDAITVHSHARRAASHIGDVTEQAHALADLGVAYLWGGQHQAAAEHFTKALLLFEQTGDAPGQARTRTNLGIAEQRLGRYREAAAHFTQGEILHRRAGNKVGQARTLTNLGDIEQKTGRYGEAATHLRQALALFRETGDRAGEAVSLVNLAEVDTRLGRHGAAAESLAQALALFRHAGHRNGEAWTLDGLGTLHAARGEPAKAAEYHHQALTILRATGDRHGEAYALNGIGEAALAAGHPADALRHHTAALRIAAEIGARDQQARAHTGLANAHRALGHPDQVRAHYHHALAIFTDLGTPEVDQIRACLAALDNVGIHT
- a CDS encoding class I SAM-dependent methyltransferase, with product MPAAPNVYTHGHHESVLRSHRWRTAENSAAYLLPHLAPGLSVLDVGCGPGTITVDLAARVAPGRVTAVEITDDALQLARTEAEARGQGNIDFAVADVHALDLPDGTFDVVHAHQVLQHVADPIQALREMRRVCRPGGIVAARDSDYAAFTWFPRVPALDDWLALYQQAARANGGEPDAGRRLLSWAQAAGFTDVRATASTWCFATPEDRQWWGGMWAERILNSDLARQVLTAGVATAQDLRNISDGWREWAEAADAWFVVLHGEIVCRA
- a CDS encoding pyridoxamine 5'-phosphate oxidase family protein, translated to MRETPEDLEKLQALLDASLAGSTSHLRSIINSASTLDAEQLTQVLTGMCTLALSTVTAKGEPRISGVDGHFLRGKWYFGTAPDAAKARHLAARPAASAAHMRGEDLGVFTHGKVEILNPRNGDQATDWPDVLAYLKDFYGDDLFDWDNDVVYYRLHPHWMTVYAPDIAKLTVASQP
- a CDS encoding DUF1801 domain-containing protein, producing MSSKDEKNLTQVLDRISKMDEPIRSTMQRVHDIIMAAAPTLKPRIWYGMPAYAKSASTPALVTLRMDERLNLAITEKAEFRAAGGADGGLMPAAWYFETVDAVTERRIAEIVRSVVD